A stretch of Alkalicella caledoniensis DNA encodes these proteins:
- a CDS encoding DUF1287 domain-containing protein encodes MADRVLVRGGRVRKTFKYTIITVLSLAGLLLMVSVFYRSGYVLDFLGIHIDNPLSRRVTVPESYSQVDANNNGIADPIDIVNAARKEVEQRTTYKSVYYAGGYPPDDEGVCTDVIWRGLLAAGINLKDLMDEDIANNIELYPRTNGKREPNIDFRRVGNQYVFFERYAETLATEVIPGDIDNLEQWQPGDIVVFEGLKHVAIISDRRAKDGTPYIIHNSPPYASEVKLKSYNTPIEGHYRWRYED; translated from the coding sequence ATGGCAGACAGAGTTCTTGTTAGAGGGGGAAGAGTCCGTAAAACTTTTAAGTACACTATTATTACAGTACTTTCTTTAGCTGGACTACTTCTTATGGTTTCCGTATTTTATAGAAGTGGTTACGTCTTGGATTTTCTGGGTATCCATATTGATAATCCGTTGAGCAGAAGAGTTACAGTTCCAGAAAGCTACTCTCAAGTGGACGCAAATAATAATGGGATTGCTGACCCAATAGACATAGTAAATGCTGCAAGGAAGGAAGTTGAGCAGAGAACTACATATAAAAGTGTTTACTATGCAGGTGGCTATCCACCAGATGATGAAGGTGTATGTACAGATGTCATTTGGAGGGGATTATTGGCTGCAGGCATAAATTTAAAGGATCTAATGGATGAAGATATAGCAAATAATATTGAACTGTATCCTCGAACCAATGGAAAACGTGAACCAAACATAGATTTTAGAAGGGTAGGGAATCAGTATGTATTTTTTGAAAGATATGCTGAGACCCTTGCTACCGAAGTAATTCCTGGGGATATAGATAATCTAGAACAATGGCAACCAGGGGATATAGTGGTTTTTGAAGGGTTAAAGCACGTAGCAATTATTTCAGATCGCCGCGCAAAAGATGGGACTCCTTACATTATTCATAACAGTCCACCCTATGCAAGCGAGGTTAAACTTAAATCTTACAATACACCCATTGAAGGACATTATAGATGGAGGTATGAAGATTAG
- a CDS encoding DUF3793 family protein, with product MSIALYTCCSQPCNDSRFIQIVEMLGPVLFRAKPAEIVNFPKGSKMADARKEQIKEMVDKGGKIQYREFTTCHGCTKLLFFDIYMLEATLMDEEIYLFLQFLDYPLEFNIETYLDILITKMKKGEMPHEIGIFLGYPLKDVMGFMGYSTSKLTKINGWKVYGDPQQSDELYNKISTARARFKELLKIHQPENILSVI from the coding sequence ATGAGTATTGCTTTATACACTTGTTGCTCACAACCTTGTAACGATTCGAGATTTATTCAGATAGTGGAGATGTTAGGACCTGTACTTTTTAGAGCGAAACCTGCTGAGATAGTGAACTTTCCCAAAGGCAGTAAAATGGCAGATGCCCGAAAAGAACAGATTAAAGAAATGGTTGATAAGGGTGGAAAAATTCAATACAGAGAATTTACTACATGCCATGGTTGCACTAAACTGCTATTTTTTGATATTTACATGCTAGAGGCAACACTAATGGATGAAGAAATATATCTATTTTTACAATTCTTAGACTACCCCCTAGAATTTAATATAGAAACATACCTAGACATCCTTATAACAAAAATGAAAAAAGGTGAAATGCCCCACGAGATTGGTATTTTTCTGGGTTATCCATTAAAAGATGTGATGGGTTTTATGGGTTACTCAACATCGAAACTAACAAAAATAAATGGGTGGAAGGTATACGGGGACCCTCAGCAGTCTGACGAGCTATACAACAAGATATCTACAGCTAGGGCAAGATTTAAAGAGCTCTTGAAGATACATCAACCAGAGAATATTCTATCTGTTATTTAA